In one window of Chloroflexota bacterium DNA:
- a CDS encoding haloacid dehalogenase-like hydrolase: protein MVKRILDANASDFRAMSKAELLESIRLAEGRTVCAEVVCTTLPLIDGVTNAEVAAACGADLITLNVYDVLHPLVMGYPKGQLPALPGIPILPKLPVGIGVTIHEVKALVGRPVGINLEPVPADRVSEDYQGRIATVDNARQAVELGADYLVLTGNPGSGVSTETIEQATAKIAQAIGERIIIIAGKMHGAGLGAAGIVSAEAVERFAAAGADVILVPAPGTTPGATPEMIKALVDLAHSLGKLAMTAMGTSQEGSDEDTVRRIALLSKMTGADILHIGDAGYSGMALPENILAFSFTIRGRRHTYRRMAASINR, encoded by the coding sequence ATGGTTAAGCGAATTCTCGATGCTAATGCCAGTGATTTTCGTGCTATGAGCAAGGCAGAGTTACTGGAGAGCATCCGACTAGCTGAAGGACGCACCGTGTGTGCAGAGGTAGTCTGCACTACACTGCCGCTGATAGATGGCGTGACCAATGCCGAGGTAGCCGCAGCATGTGGCGCGGATTTGATTACGCTCAATGTCTACGATGTACTTCATCCTCTGGTAATGGGCTACCCCAAAGGGCAATTGCCTGCATTACCGGGCATCCCTATACTGCCCAAATTGCCCGTTGGCATCGGAGTAACGATCCACGAAGTGAAGGCACTCGTAGGAAGACCGGTTGGCATTAACCTGGAACCTGTGCCAGCAGATAGGGTCAGCGAAGACTATCAAGGGCGGATAGCCACAGTGGACAATGCCCGCCAGGCAGTTGAGTTAGGGGCCGACTACCTAGTGCTGACTGGGAATCCAGGTTCAGGCGTCTCCACGGAAACGATTGAGCAAGCGACAGCCAAGATTGCCCAAGCTATTGGCGAGCGCATCATTATCATTGCGGGGAAAATGCATGGCGCGGGGTTAGGAGCAGCGGGCATCGTCTCTGCAGAAGCAGTGGAGCGGTTTGCCGCAGCCGGAGCAGACGTCATTCTTGTACCTGCTCCTGGGACCACGCCAGGAGCAACACCAGAGATGATCAAAGCGCTGGTAGACCTGGCTCATAGCTTGGGCAAACTAGCCATGACAGCGATGGGCACTTCTCAGGAGGGGAGCGACGAGGATACGGTACGACGCATCGCCTTGCTGAGCAAGATGACTGGAGCAGACATTTTGCATATCGGCGATGCAGGTTACAGTGGCATGGCTCTCCCAGAAAATATCCTCGCCTTCTCGTTCACCATCCGTGGCCGTCGCCATACCTATCGCCGCATGGCTGCATCCATCAACCGATGA
- a CDS encoding 6-phospho-beta-glucosidase, with the protein MIRVHKITVIGGGSTYTPEFVDGFIQRREQLSVGEIALYDINAERLELVGGLVRRMIAHAGLETAVVTYTNRPAAIEGADFVISQIRVGGVDARIRDEKIPLQYNVIGQETTGPGGFMKAMRTIPVTLDIARDVENHAPNAWYLNFTNPSGIITEALLTHTPLKVVGLCNNPINAIMAVAEYAGVSADEVFLDWVGLNHLAWIRQAWVRGRLLHVEDFVQLASKHGHFPFEPDLIRLLGMLPIGYLAYYYYHDEAVREAKSAGKTRGEVVKEVESELLKMYADPSLVVKPPELMKRGGAYYSEMAVRLITSLLTDRRDVQIVITRNNGCILDLPSSASIEVPCIVGAHGLSPIRVGHLPEVIRPLVQAVKAYEQYAVEAGVTGSREVALKALLTHPLIPSYPVAKAMLAELLEANRDYLPQFFGAKI; encoded by the coding sequence CCATAAGATTACGGTCATTGGCGGGGGTAGCACCTATACTCCGGAGTTCGTGGATGGATTTATCCAGCGCCGTGAGCAACTCAGCGTAGGGGAAATCGCCCTATATGACATCAATGCTGAGCGGCTAGAGTTGGTGGGCGGTCTAGTCAGACGCATGATTGCCCATGCCGGCCTGGAAACAGCAGTCGTTACGTACACCAACCGCCCTGCTGCCATCGAAGGCGCCGATTTCGTCATCTCCCAAATCCGAGTCGGTGGCGTGGATGCCCGTATCCGCGACGAGAAGATTCCTTTGCAGTATAACGTCATCGGTCAGGAAACAACGGGGCCAGGCGGCTTCATGAAAGCCATGCGTACGATTCCCGTTACTTTGGACATTGCGCGCGATGTGGAAAATCACGCGCCCAATGCCTGGTATCTCAATTTTACCAATCCTTCTGGTATCATCACCGAAGCCCTGCTCACGCATACCCCGCTTAAGGTCGTGGGGCTGTGCAACAACCCCATTAATGCCATTATGGCGGTTGCCGAATATGCGGGAGTTTCTGCTGATGAAGTTTTCCTGGACTGGGTGGGACTGAATCACTTGGCCTGGATTCGCCAGGCATGGGTCAGAGGACGGCTATTACATGTTGAAGATTTTGTACAACTGGCCAGCAAACATGGACACTTCCCCTTTGAGCCTGATTTAATCCGTCTCCTGGGCATGTTGCCCATCGGCTACTTGGCCTATTACTACTATCACGACGAGGCAGTGAGGGAGGCAAAGAGCGCAGGGAAAACGCGTGGGGAAGTAGTCAAAGAAGTAGAAAGCGAACTATTGAAGATGTATGCCGATCCCAGCCTGGTGGTCAAGCCACCGGAATTGATGAAGCGTGGGGGGGCTTATTACTCGGAAATGGCCGTGCGCTTGATAACCTCCTTGCTCACCGATCGGCGGGACGTGCAAATTGTGATCACCCGCAATAACGGTTGCATCCTTGACTTGCCCTCCTCGGCTTCGATCGAAGTGCCCTGTATTGTGGGAGCGCATGGGCTGAGTCCGATTCGTGTTGGTCACCTTCCAGAGGTCATTCGGCCGTTGGTACAAGCCGTGAAAGCCTACGAGCAATATGCGGTCGAAGCTGGCGTTACCGGGTCACGAGAGGTAGCGCTCAAAGCCTTGCTCACGCATCCACTGATACCATCTTATCCCGTAGCAAAGGCGATGCTGGCGGAATTGCTGGAGGCCAATAGAGATTATCTACCGCAGTTCTTCGGTGCAAAGATATGA